In a genomic window of Candidatus Krumholzibacteriia bacterium:
- the lpxD gene encoding UDP-3-O-(3-hydroxymyristoyl)glucosamine N-acyltransferase, whose amino-acid sequence MGTRSYRLCELADIVGGKVVGDGDVEICGVAGIREAMPGDITFIANPRYAEFLSNTRASAVIGGDDLSPLKPLIRIGNPYYAFLQVLNLFAVERAVRYARGVHESAVVHADVVLGDDVSIGAFCQISAGARIGDRTTILPGTFVGEGCVIGPDCLIYPNVTIREGSEIGQRVILQPGVVVGSDGFGYAKNGVSHHKVPQIGRVVIEDDVEIGANSCVDRATTGETRIRRGSKIDNLVQIAHNVVLGEDSVLAAQVGISGSTEVGRGAVIGGQAGLAGHLTIGDGVTVGGQAGVTKSVPSGKVVSGYPARDHSVARRLAACNAMLPALFERVKILEQRLRELEKGGVHDPSAKNDR is encoded by the coding sequence TTGGGAACTCGTTCCTACAGGCTCTGTGAGCTCGCGGACATCGTGGGCGGAAAAGTCGTCGGCGACGGTGACGTGGAGATTTGCGGCGTAGCCGGAATCCGCGAGGCGATGCCGGGTGACATCACCTTCATCGCCAATCCGCGCTACGCCGAGTTCCTTTCCAATACCCGGGCGTCGGCGGTGATCGGGGGAGACGATCTCTCGCCGCTCAAACCCCTCATTCGCATCGGGAACCCGTACTATGCCTTTCTGCAGGTGCTGAATCTGTTTGCGGTCGAGCGCGCGGTACGCTACGCGCGCGGTGTGCATGAGAGCGCGGTGGTGCACGCGGATGTGGTGCTGGGTGACGACGTTTCCATCGGCGCCTTCTGCCAGATCTCGGCCGGCGCCCGCATCGGGGACCGCACCACCATCCTGCCCGGGACCTTCGTGGGCGAGGGGTGCGTGATCGGGCCGGATTGCCTCATCTACCCCAACGTGACCATTCGCGAGGGGAGCGAGATCGGGCAGCGCGTGATCCTGCAGCCTGGGGTGGTGGTGGGTTCGGACGGCTTCGGCTACGCAAAAAATGGCGTCTCCCACCACAAGGTGCCCCAGATTGGCCGCGTGGTGATCGAGGACGACGTGGAAATCGGAGCCAATTCGTGCGTGGACCGGGCCACCACCGGAGAAACCCGTATTCGGCGTGGAAGCAAGATCGATAATCTGGTACAGATCGCCCACAATGTGGTCCTCGGCGAGGACTCGGTGCTGGCCGCGCAGGTTGGCATCTCCGGCAGCACCGAGGTGGGCCGTGGCGCGGTGATCGGTGGGCAGGCCGGCCTCGCCGGGCACCTCACCATCGGGGACGGTGTGACCGTGGGGGGACAGGCGGGCGTGACCAAGTCGGTTCCGTCCGGCAAGGTGGTTTCCGGCTACCCGGCGCGCGACCACAGCGTGGCGCGGCGCCTGGCCGCATGCAACGCCATGCTGCCCGCGTTGTTCGAGCGCGTAAAGATCCTCGAACAACGACTTCGGGAACTGGAGAAGGGAGGCGTGCATGATCCGTCAGCAAAGAACGATCGCTAG
- a CDS encoding OmpH family outer membrane protein: protein MVKKLVAGALMAVAVLAGGAISALAQDVKIGYIDSIKIFAENKETQEAERLYRRDVEQWEAQKQRMEQELMRMGEELNAQSAMLSEEKKAERRLEVQRKSDEYKRFMEETFGDNGLAARRNKELTQPIVDKINRVIERIAEEQGYSMVFDVANANIVFAAKTLDITELVLTALSSQQ from the coding sequence ATGGTCAAGAAACTCGTTGCGGGTGCGCTTATGGCGGTGGCGGTGCTGGCGGGAGGGGCCATTTCGGCGCTTGCCCAGGATGTAAAGATTGGATACATTGACTCGATAAAGATCTTCGCGGAGAACAAGGAAACCCAGGAAGCGGAGCGCCTGTATCGACGCGACGTCGAGCAGTGGGAGGCGCAGAAGCAGCGCATGGAGCAGGAACTCATGCGCATGGGTGAAGAGTTGAACGCGCAGAGCGCGATGCTCTCGGAAGAGAAGAAAGCCGAACGGCGCCTGGAAGTGCAGCGCAAGAGCGATGAGTACAAGCGCTTCATGGAGGAGACGTTCGGCGACAACGGACTGGCGGCCAGACGAAACAAGGAACTGACCCAGCCCATCGTCGACAAGATAAATCGCGTCATCGAGAGAATTGCGGAAGAACAGGGCTACTCGATGGTTTTCGACGTGGCGAATGCGAACATCGTTTTCGCGGCCAAGACGCTCGATATAACCGAGCTGGTTCTGACCGCTCTGTCATCGCAGCAGTAG